The Nitrospira sp. KM1 genome includes a window with the following:
- a CDS encoding TPM domain-containing protein: MIGKTSHLTQEDRLAISEAVQKAERRTRAEIVPMVVSRSGLYRESWHWAGFSVAMLVLSLLLALETSWLPWGWHQGNAAWLLLATMTGYIAGSWVGRRDAFVRLLTSAERMRQKVQLRAERAFVRHGIGRTSDRNGVLILVSLLEHQVYVMPDQGIGSSVPSDQWQSVAEAVVRRLKQGDLCGGLCDGIEQCGVILSTACPLRSGENPNELPDRLIEEP, encoded by the coding sequence GTGATTGGTAAGACCTCACATTTGACCCAGGAAGATCGTCTCGCTATCAGTGAAGCCGTGCAGAAGGCAGAGCGGCGAACGCGAGCTGAGATCGTCCCGATGGTGGTGTCTCGGTCCGGCTTATATCGAGAGTCTTGGCATTGGGCTGGATTCAGTGTGGCCATGCTGGTTCTTTCACTCTTGTTGGCCCTTGAAACGTCGTGGTTACCTTGGGGGTGGCATCAAGGCAATGCGGCATGGCTTCTCCTGGCGACCATGACGGGCTATATCGCAGGAAGCTGGGTCGGCCGGCGTGACGCGTTCGTTCGGTTGCTGACGTCGGCCGAGCGGATGCGCCAGAAGGTTCAACTCAGAGCCGAGCGCGCGTTCGTCCGGCATGGTATCGGACGGACGAGCGACCGAAACGGCGTATTGATCCTGGTCTCTCTGCTGGAGCATCAAGTGTACGTGATGCCCGATCAGGGAATCGGATCATCGGTACCTTCGGATCAATGGCAGTCGGTGGCGGAGGCCGTGGTGCGCCGGCTCAAGCAAGGCGACCTGTGCGGCGGATTGTGCGATGGCATTGAACAATGCGGAGTGATTTTGTCCACTGCCTGTCCGCTACGATCCGGTGAGAATCCAAATGAACTTCCCGATCGGTTGATCGAGGAGCCCTAA
- a CDS encoding YgcG family protein, with the protein MTLSKLTSRVWPLPARLFAVLWILGSITAWGLEVPALTGRVVDLAGVLSSAQKESLTGALKAHEDATTNQVAVLILPSLEGDPVESFSHRVATTWKLGRIGADNGVLLLVAIKERKVRIEVGYGLEGSLTDLRSAHIIRDEIVPRFRARDMAGGIEAGVQAILWTIGQAEAGHDQPPPKASSGDRTAGIEFVVIGIVVGFLAGMILSQGKHRVRALFGSLLSIIVAQSAGIPLALLSGGVTAVLLWLILQGNRRTGGQWISHDWTSYSSRDGGWSGGSLGGGFSGGGGDFGGGGASGDW; encoded by the coding sequence ATGACGCTTTCGAAACTCACGAGCCGTGTCTGGCCTCTGCCGGCACGGCTCTTTGCCGTTTTATGGATACTCGGGTCCATAACGGCCTGGGGCCTGGAAGTCCCCGCGTTGACGGGTCGCGTCGTCGATCTGGCCGGTGTCCTCTCCTCCGCCCAGAAAGAATCGCTGACCGGCGCTTTGAAGGCGCACGAGGATGCTACCACCAATCAAGTCGCCGTCTTAATCCTGCCCTCGCTCGAGGGAGATCCAGTCGAATCATTTTCACATCGCGTGGCCACGACATGGAAGCTTGGCCGAATAGGCGCTGACAACGGCGTCTTGCTGCTGGTTGCCATCAAGGAGCGGAAGGTTCGGATCGAAGTCGGTTACGGACTCGAAGGGTCACTCACCGATCTTCGGTCGGCTCACATCATACGAGATGAAATCGTCCCGCGGTTCCGCGCACGGGACATGGCAGGCGGTATCGAAGCCGGCGTCCAGGCAATTCTATGGACCATAGGACAGGCCGAGGCTGGACACGATCAGCCTCCCCCGAAGGCCTCGTCGGGTGACCGGACGGCCGGTATAGAATTCGTCGTGATCGGTATAGTCGTCGGCTTCTTGGCTGGAATGATTCTGAGCCAAGGAAAGCATCGTGTGAGGGCGCTCTTCGGCAGCCTGCTCTCCATTATCGTGGCGCAATCCGCCGGAATCCCGCTGGCGCTCCTCTCCGGAGGAGTGACGGCTGTTCTCCTGTGGCTGATCCTTCAGGGAAATCGACGCACCGGCGGACAGTGGATCAGCCATGACTGGACCTCGTACAGTAGTCGTGACGGTGGGTGGAGTGGGGGATCCCTCGGCGGGGGCTTTAGCGGCGGTGGTGGGGATTTTGGCGGTGGAGGTGCCAGCGGTGATTGGTAA
- a CDS encoding LemA family protein, translating to MGRVSRALMILIAAISCSACGYNDLQGLDEDTKAAWSEVVNQYQRRADLIPNLVATVKGYAAHEKDTLEGVVQARAQATGVQITPEMLKDPAAFEQFQKAQAGLTSALGRLIAIAENYPNLKADQNFRDLQSQLEGTENRITVARKRYIDRVAEFNKMVRYFPTNLTAKMLLHLEEKPNFTVADERAVAKPPEVKF from the coding sequence ATGGGTCGGGTGAGCAGAGCGCTGATGATTCTCATCGCAGCCATAAGTTGCTCGGCATGCGGCTATAACGATCTGCAGGGACTGGATGAAGACACGAAAGCCGCTTGGAGTGAGGTGGTCAACCAGTACCAGCGTCGAGCGGATCTCATTCCAAATCTCGTGGCGACCGTCAAGGGCTATGCCGCTCATGAGAAGGACACGCTCGAGGGAGTCGTCCAGGCTCGCGCTCAAGCCACGGGTGTGCAAATCACTCCGGAGATGCTGAAAGATCCGGCGGCATTCGAACAGTTCCAAAAAGCTCAGGCCGGGCTGACGTCGGCCTTGGGACGCCTGATTGCCATCGCTGAGAATTATCCGAATCTGAAAGCGGACCAGAATTTCAGGGATCTTCAAAGCCAGCTTGAGGGGACGGAGAACCGGATCACGGTCGCGCGAAAGCGCTATATCGACCGGGTCGCGGAATTCAACAAGATGGTGCGCTATTTTCCGACGAATTTGACGGCCAAGATGCTGCTGCATCTCGAGGAGAAGCCGAATTTCACGGTCGCGGATGAACGTGCCGTCGCCAAGCCGCCGGAGGTCAAGTTCTAG
- a CDS encoding PilZ domain-containing protein — protein sequence MRRSLYCPQCRHDKVVRARPLSTTERVAALFMMVPFSCQQCSCRFLASRIGANVPQHAVERREHLRIPVRLYLSFSGGKVRGEGIVMDLSVGGCIIKSDTQVHIDDIFYLEITTDQDEPPLEVAAMVRSITQRGIAFKFLRAAQENKRLLAFVQARTADHLERTTPPLRAAG from the coding sequence ATGCGCCGCTCTCTCTATTGCCCGCAATGTCGTCACGACAAGGTCGTCCGCGCTCGCCCGCTCTCGACGACCGAGCGCGTGGCTGCGCTTTTCATGATGGTGCCGTTCTCCTGTCAACAATGCAGCTGCCGGTTCCTGGCCTCGCGCATCGGCGCCAACGTCCCGCAGCATGCCGTTGAACGACGTGAACATCTTCGTATTCCCGTTCGCCTGTATCTCTCCTTTTCCGGAGGGAAAGTCCGTGGAGAGGGAATCGTGATGGATCTTTCTGTCGGAGGCTGTATTATCAAGAGCGACACGCAGGTGCATATCGACGATATTTTCTATTTGGAAATCACGACGGATCAGGACGAACCTCCCCTTGAGGTGGCGGCCATGGTTCGTTCCATCACCCAGCGCGGGATCGCCTTCAAGTTCCTGCGAGCCGCGCAGGAGAACAAGCGACTGTTGGCCTTCGTACAGGCGAGAACGGCCGATCATCTCGAACGCACGACTCCCCCGCTCAGAGCCGCAGGCTGA
- a CDS encoding succinate dehydrogenase/fumarate reductase iron-sulfur subunit, with product MTFTLRVWRQAGPSIHGRLVSYEAMDISPDMSFLEMLDTINQRLILKGEEPIAFEFDCREGICGSCSLVINGVPHGPDRGMTTCQLYMRRFPDGSTITIEPWRAKAFPIIKDLVVDRSALDRIMQAGGYISSNTGGAVDGNVLLIGKDRAETAMDAASCIGCGACVAACKNASAMLFVAAKVSHLASLPQGEPERTGRAKAMVRAMDREGFGSCGNQYECEAVCPKSISVRFIAMLNRELIRAVIDEPRPLVESAQDPHSEFH from the coding sequence ATGACGTTCACCTTGAGAGTTTGGCGGCAGGCAGGACCATCCATTCACGGCCGCCTGGTGAGTTATGAGGCCATGGACATCAGTCCGGATATGTCATTTCTGGAGATGCTGGATACCATCAACCAGCGATTGATTCTCAAAGGGGAAGAGCCGATTGCGTTCGAATTCGATTGTCGAGAGGGCATCTGCGGAAGTTGCTCGCTGGTGATCAATGGAGTTCCGCACGGACCCGATCGGGGGATGACCACGTGTCAGCTGTACATGCGCCGCTTTCCCGATGGTTCGACCATCACGATCGAACCCTGGCGCGCAAAAGCGTTTCCCATTATCAAAGATCTCGTCGTGGATCGAAGCGCGCTTGATCGGATCATGCAGGCAGGCGGGTATATTTCGTCAAACACCGGAGGAGCAGTCGACGGTAACGTGTTGTTGATTGGAAAGGATCGAGCGGAGACGGCCATGGACGCCGCGTCCTGCATCGGATGCGGCGCATGCGTCGCGGCCTGCAAGAATGCATCCGCGATGCTGTTCGTTGCCGCAAAGGTCTCTCATCTCGCCTCCCTCCCGCAAGGGGAGCCGGAACGGACGGGCCGCGCGAAAGCCATGGTCCGCGCCATGGACCGCGAAGGGTTCGGCTCCTGTGGCAATCAATACGAATGTGAAGCGGTCTGTCCAAAATCGATCAGCGTGCGCTTTATCGCCATGTTGAACCGGGAACTGATTCGCGCCGTGATCGATGAGCCTCGCCCTCTTGTCGAATCCGCTCAAGATCCCCACTCAGAGTTCCACTGA
- a CDS encoding fumarate reductase/succinate dehydrogenase flavoprotein subunit → MIRLDARVPEGPLESKWDRHRFSEKLVSPHNKQHIRIIVVGTGLAGASAASTLGQLGYHVECFCVQDSPRRAHSIAAQGGINAAKNYQDDGDSIQRLFYDTIKGGDFRSREANVYRLAQISAEIVDQCVALGVPFAREYGGQLANRSFGGVQVSRTFYCRGQTGQQLLLGAYSALCWQIERKQVRMHPRTEMLDLIVVDGHARGIVVRDLVSGKIGVHTAEAVVLATGGYSNVYFLSTNASSSNVTATYRAWKQGAAFANPCFTQIHPTAIPPSEEYQAKLTLMSESLRNDGRIWVPKQPSDRRVPSDIPDADRDYFLERRYPRYGNLVPRDVASRAVKVVCDEGQGVGPGGQGVFLDLSDAIAQQGLEKIRERYGNLFDMYNRITGEDAYTLPMRIYPAPHYTMGGLWVDYNLMSTVPGLFVIGEANFADHGANRLGASSLMQGLADGYFILPYTIGHYLATTKHIPLGQTHSDVRVALERATGKIERVLQGKGRRTAASFHREIGRLMWNACGMARHQAGLRQALQDIPPLREAFWRDVAVPGSGQAFNQELEYAGRVGDFLEFAELLCYDALEREESCGAHFREEYQTPDGEPIRDDQRYAHVAAWEYVPNSPPALSKEPLAFEFVKPAARSYK, encoded by the coding sequence ATGATCCGTCTGGATGCCAGAGTGCCGGAAGGGCCCCTTGAATCAAAATGGGATCGTCATCGGTTCAGCGAGAAGCTGGTCAGTCCGCACAATAAACAACACATTCGAATCATTGTCGTGGGCACCGGATTGGCGGGGGCCAGTGCGGCTTCCACGCTCGGGCAGCTCGGCTATCACGTCGAGTGCTTTTGTGTTCAGGATAGCCCTCGCCGGGCGCACAGCATTGCTGCACAAGGAGGGATCAACGCCGCAAAAAACTATCAAGATGACGGCGACAGCATCCAACGGCTGTTCTATGACACCATCAAAGGCGGGGATTTTCGCTCGCGAGAAGCGAACGTGTATCGTCTGGCGCAGATCAGCGCCGAAATCGTCGATCAGTGCGTGGCGCTGGGCGTTCCCTTCGCCCGTGAATATGGAGGACAGCTGGCGAATCGCTCGTTTGGCGGGGTGCAAGTCTCCCGAACATTTTATTGCCGCGGGCAGACCGGGCAACAGCTCTTGTTGGGCGCGTACTCAGCGTTGTGCTGGCAGATCGAGCGGAAGCAGGTCAGGATGCACCCGCGCACGGAGATGCTGGACTTGATCGTTGTCGACGGCCATGCGCGCGGCATCGTTGTGCGCGACCTCGTCTCCGGAAAGATCGGCGTGCATACGGCGGAAGCCGTTGTGCTGGCCACCGGCGGGTACAGCAACGTCTATTTTCTCTCGACCAATGCCAGCAGCAGCAATGTGACGGCAACCTATCGGGCCTGGAAACAAGGGGCAGCCTTTGCCAATCCTTGCTTCACGCAGATTCATCCCACGGCGATTCCTCCAAGCGAAGAATACCAGGCAAAGCTGACGCTGATGTCCGAGTCACTCCGAAACGACGGCAGAATCTGGGTGCCGAAGCAACCCTCTGACCGGCGAGTACCGTCTGACATACCCGATGCTGACCGCGACTATTTTCTTGAACGCCGGTATCCGCGTTACGGCAATCTCGTTCCTCGAGATGTCGCCTCACGCGCCGTCAAGGTTGTCTGTGACGAAGGACAAGGGGTCGGGCCCGGTGGGCAGGGCGTCTTCCTGGACCTCTCTGATGCCATCGCGCAGCAGGGCTTGGAAAAGATTCGTGAGCGTTACGGAAATCTGTTCGACATGTACAACCGGATTACAGGAGAGGATGCCTATACGCTCCCGATGCGGATCTATCCGGCCCCTCACTATACGATGGGGGGATTATGGGTGGACTATAATCTGATGAGCACGGTGCCTGGCCTATTTGTCATCGGTGAGGCGAATTTCGCCGATCATGGGGCCAATCGGTTAGGCGCCAGTTCACTCATGCAGGGTTTAGCGGACGGGTATTTTATTCTGCCCTATACGATCGGGCATTACCTTGCCACCACCAAACATATCCCCTTGGGGCAGACGCATTCGGATGTGCGCGTCGCCTTGGAGCGGGCGACGGGGAAGATCGAGCGCGTGCTTCAAGGGAAGGGCCGTCGGACGGCAGCGTCGTTCCATCGTGAAATCGGGCGGCTGATGTGGAATGCCTGTGGCATGGCGCGTCACCAAGCCGGACTCCGTCAAGCGCTTCAGGACATTCCTCCTTTGCGAGAGGCATTTTGGCGTGACGTCGCGGTGCCGGGATCGGGGCAGGCCTTCAACCAGGAGCTGGAATATGCAGGCCGTGTCGGGGACTTCCTGGAGTTTGCGGAGCTCCTTTGTTATGACGCGCTCGAGCGTGAAGAGTCCTGCGGAGCGCATTTTCGCGAGGAGTATCAGACGCCAGATGGCGAGCCGATCCGCGACGACCAGCGATACGCACATGTCGCCGCATGGGAATACGTTCCGAACAGCCCACCGGCGCTCTCCAAGGAACCGTTAGCGTTCGAGTTCGTCAAGCCAGCGGCGCGAAGCTATAAGTGA
- a CDS encoding succinate dehydrogenase cytochrome b subunit, whose translation MNRPFGYVQTSIGHKVIVALSGLLLAAFVVFHMLGNLQVFQGAAALNGYAAVLRDMPLLLWTARLGLLGLVGMHLVIGVRLAQRNRRARPEGYAARTYRRASFASRTMAASGMLLILFIIFHILHLTVGVVDHTFVEGVDGRGQRDVFGKVVHAFQNPLYVTIYLAAQAVLGLHLSHALSSSFQTLGLEHPLLDRLFRGTGPVVAGFVVVGNIVIILAIASGVVRA comes from the coding sequence ATGAACCGCCCGTTCGGGTATGTGCAGACGTCGATCGGCCACAAGGTCATCGTGGCGCTGTCGGGTCTTCTCCTTGCCGCCTTCGTGGTCTTCCACATGCTTGGGAATCTGCAGGTCTTTCAGGGGGCGGCCGCTTTGAATGGGTATGCCGCAGTGCTCCGGGATATGCCGCTGTTGCTTTGGACCGCCAGATTGGGCTTGTTGGGGTTGGTCGGCATGCATCTGGTGATCGGAGTCCGGTTGGCACAGCGCAACCGTCGCGCCCGCCCCGAGGGCTACGCCGCACGGACGTATCGTCGAGCTTCGTTCGCATCGAGGACCATGGCGGCCAGCGGTATGCTGTTAATACTCTTCATCATCTTCCATATCCTCCACCTCACGGTCGGGGTGGTCGATCATACCTTTGTCGAAGGAGTGGATGGACGGGGACAGCGCGATGTGTTCGGGAAGGTTGTCCATGCCTTCCAGAACCCTTTGTACGTGACGATTTATTTGGCAGCCCAGGCCGTCTTGGGACTTCATCTCAGTCATGCGTTGTCCAGCAGTTTTCAAACACTGGGTTTGGAGCATCCGCTGCTCGATCGCCTGTTTCGTGGTACGGGGCCGGTGGTCGCCGGGTTCGTCGTGGTCGGAAACATCGTCATCATCCTTGCCATTGCGTCAGGGGTGGTGCGGGCATGA
- a CDS encoding NAD(P)/FAD-dependent oxidoreductase: MKYEVDLAIVGAGAAGLATAIFAAERMKFRRVALLDGAKTLGAKILVSGGGRCNVTHQHVTARDFFGNRRVIRNILAAFSADDTVKWFGSLGVELKREETGKLFPVTDRARTVLAALMERCRILGVQIYLDHRVTAIAQISDADRPFMISHRQGEMKAGQVVLATGGRSLPKSGSDGLGYELARSFGHRVTDTVPALVALTLEDTSFHRSLAGVSHQVQLTTMVDGIPVDRRTGSLLWTHQGISGPAVMDTSRFWTLARTVQARVELFGNFLPDQQPDQAAAWLKDEAVRFPQRSTRRVLSQRLPERVAEAMCGQAKCSRDTPIRQLSRGDRDRLCQTLTRFAFPVTGDRGWNHAEVTAGGVPLEEINSRTMESTRISNLYMVGEMLDCDGRIGGFNFQWAWATGYLAGRAISAKLIGDPTDRSASSLESLS, translated from the coding sequence ATGAAATATGAGGTGGACCTCGCCATTGTCGGAGCAGGGGCAGCAGGTCTGGCCACCGCGATCTTTGCTGCGGAACGGATGAAATTTCGTCGGGTCGCGCTCCTCGACGGCGCAAAAACGTTGGGAGCCAAAATTCTGGTGTCAGGCGGTGGTCGCTGCAATGTCACCCATCAACACGTGACGGCGAGAGATTTCTTCGGTAATCGAAGAGTGATCAGGAACATTCTCGCTGCCTTTTCAGCCGACGACACGGTGAAATGGTTTGGTTCATTGGGAGTGGAGTTGAAACGAGAGGAAACCGGAAAGCTGTTCCCCGTAACCGACCGGGCTCGAACCGTGCTCGCCGCCCTCATGGAACGATGTAGAATATTGGGAGTACAGATATATCTCGACCATCGAGTGACAGCCATTGCACAGATATCCGATGCGGATCGACCATTCATGATTTCTCACCGTCAAGGGGAGATGAAGGCCGGTCAGGTCGTCCTCGCGACGGGGGGGAGATCCCTTCCCAAGTCGGGGAGTGATGGGCTGGGTTATGAGCTCGCCCGGTCGTTTGGGCACCGGGTGACAGATACCGTCCCGGCCCTCGTGGCTCTTACGTTAGAAGACACCTCTTTTCATCGATCATTGGCAGGTGTGAGCCATCAGGTCCAATTGACGACCATGGTTGATGGGATTCCCGTTGATCGGCGTACAGGGAGTCTTCTCTGGACTCACCAAGGTATCAGCGGTCCGGCCGTGATGGATACCAGCAGGTTTTGGACGCTCGCTCGAACGGTCCAAGCCAGAGTCGAATTGTTCGGGAACTTTCTACCGGATCAACAACCGGACCAGGCCGCGGCTTGGCTGAAGGACGAGGCTGTTCGGTTCCCGCAGCGATCGACGAGGAGGGTTTTATCTCAACGACTGCCCGAACGAGTCGCCGAGGCGATGTGCGGACAGGCAAAGTGTTCTCGGGATACCCCCATCCGCCAATTGTCCCGAGGCGATCGAGACCGGCTGTGTCAGACGCTCACCAGATTTGCGTTCCCGGTGACAGGCGATCGGGGCTGGAACCATGCCGAGGTCACGGCCGGAGGGGTGCCGCTCGAAGAGATCAACTCTCGCACGATGGAATCGACACGAATATCCAATCTGTATATGGTCGGAGAGATGTTGGATTGCGACGGGCGTATCGGGGGCTTCAATTTTCAGTGGGCCTGGGCGACGGGATATCTGGCCGGCCGTGCGATTTCCGCCAAGCTGATCGGTGATCCAACCGATCGTTCGGCATCTTCATTGGAGAGTTTGTCTTGA
- a CDS encoding multidrug efflux RND transporter permease subunit: MNVSAPFIHRPVATTLLTIGATLVGLIAFRFLPVAALPQVEFPTISVSATLPGGSPETMAISVAAPLEHQFTRIAGVTEMTSTSMLGSSSITLQFELNRDIDGAARDVQAAIAAARGDLPANLPSNPTYRKINPADAPILIFALTSDIVSRGRMYDVASSVLQQKLSQVDGVGQVTVGGGSLPAVRVDVNPTALNKYGIGLGDVRRVLSMTNVNRPKGQLSDGIRTWEIRTNDQLHSVEDYLPLIVSYREGRAVRLSDVASVEHSVEDLRTTGLSNGTPAVLIIVNRQPGANIIETVDRVRALMPQLQASIPGSMTLSLVVDRTPVIRASLHDVERTLVISVLLVILVVFLFLRDIRATLIPCVAVPVSLISTFGVMYVLDYSLDNLSLMALTIATGFVVDDAIVVLENISRYREQGMAPFHAALRGAKEITFTVLSMTVSLVAVFIPILLMGGMMGRLFKEFAVTLSVAIIVSLAVSLTTTPMMCARILSVRQEKNHGRWYRLSERTFEAMRNGYAGSLTWVLRHPRSMLAVTLVTMAVSVYLYTIVPKGFFPQQDTGRMFGNIQAAQDISFQAMRQKLTEVVELIKSDPAVESVTGFSGGGVSGNTNAGRMFIGLKPLHERQLSVDQVIGRLRPKLAKISGAPTVLQAIQDLRIGGRSSSAQYQYTLQSVDLAELNAWAPRVERQLRTLQEITDVNSDQQDKGVQSLVVFDRSTASRLGLSPQLIDDTLYDAFGQRQVSILYTPLNQYHVVMEVAPQYWQNPSTLHDIYVRSAAGTQVPLSAVARFEPSNTLLMVNHQGQFPGVTLSFNMAPAVSLGEAVQAIERSMQDIGLPAGVKGSFQGAAKAFQASVQNQPLLILGALITVYIVLGILYESYIHPLTILSTIPSAGVGALLALLLFKSELSMIAMIGIILLIGIVKKNAIMMIDFALETERRDGKRPEEAIYEACLLRFRPIMMTTMAALFGALPLALGTGVGSELRRPLGIAIVGGLLVSQLLTLYTTPVVYLYLDRLRLRVLRMRTGPATTRPLPQ; encoded by the coding sequence ATGAACGTCTCCGCTCCGTTCATTCATCGTCCCGTCGCGACAACGCTGCTCACCATCGGCGCCACGCTCGTCGGCCTCATCGCCTTCCGATTTCTCCCCGTTGCCGCATTGCCTCAAGTGGAGTTTCCCACCATCAGCGTCTCAGCGACCCTTCCGGGAGGAAGCCCGGAAACCATGGCCATCTCCGTCGCGGCTCCGCTCGAACACCAGTTCACCCGTATCGCCGGCGTAACGGAAATGACGTCCACCAGCATGCTCGGCTCATCCAGCATTACGCTGCAGTTCGAGTTGAACCGCGATATTGACGGTGCGGCGCGCGACGTTCAGGCTGCGATCGCAGCGGCCCGAGGAGATTTGCCAGCGAATCTTCCGAGCAATCCAACGTATCGAAAAATCAATCCGGCGGATGCCCCCATTCTGATCTTCGCGCTGACGTCGGACATCGTCAGCCGAGGCCGGATGTACGATGTGGCATCCAGCGTTCTTCAACAGAAACTATCGCAGGTCGATGGTGTGGGTCAGGTGACAGTGGGAGGCGGTTCTCTGCCCGCCGTCCGTGTGGACGTGAATCCGACCGCGCTCAATAAGTACGGCATCGGGCTCGGCGATGTCCGCCGGGTGCTCAGCATGACGAACGTCAATCGGCCGAAGGGCCAGCTCTCGGACGGGATCCGGACGTGGGAAATCAGGACGAACGACCAGCTCCACAGCGTCGAAGATTATTTGCCGTTGATCGTGAGTTATCGGGAAGGACGAGCCGTCCGGCTTTCGGATGTGGCCTCCGTGGAACATTCCGTCGAGGATCTGCGCACGACCGGATTGTCGAACGGGACGCCGGCCGTCCTCATTATCGTCAACCGCCAGCCCGGAGCCAACATCATCGAGACGGTCGATCGCGTCCGTGCGCTCATGCCTCAACTCCAGGCCTCGATACCGGGCAGTATGACCCTCTCCCTCGTCGTTGACCGTACGCCCGTTATCCGCGCCTCTCTGCACGATGTGGAGCGGACCTTGGTGATTTCCGTGCTGCTTGTGATTCTTGTCGTGTTCCTGTTTCTCAGGGATATTCGAGCAACGCTGATCCCCTGTGTTGCGGTCCCCGTGTCTCTCATCAGTACCTTCGGTGTCATGTATGTGCTGGATTACAGCCTGGACAATCTGTCGCTCATGGCGTTGACGATCGCCACCGGTTTTGTCGTGGATGACGCCATTGTCGTCCTTGAAAATATCAGCCGGTACCGGGAGCAGGGCATGGCGCCCTTTCACGCCGCGCTCCGTGGAGCAAAAGAAATCACATTTACCGTGTTGTCCATGACCGTATCGCTGGTGGCTGTGTTCATTCCGATCCTGCTCATGGGAGGAATGATGGGGCGGCTGTTCAAAGAATTTGCCGTCACGCTGTCCGTCGCGATCATCGTCTCGCTCGCGGTCTCGCTGACGACCACACCCATGATGTGTGCGAGGATCTTGAGCGTTCGTCAGGAGAAGAATCATGGACGATGGTATCGTCTGAGCGAACGGACGTTCGAGGCGATGCGCAATGGATATGCCGGAAGTCTGACCTGGGTGCTCCGCCATCCGCGCAGCATGCTCGCCGTGACGCTCGTCACCATGGCGGTTAGCGTGTATCTGTACACAATTGTGCCCAAGGGGTTTTTCCCCCAGCAAGACACCGGGCGCATGTTCGGAAACATTCAAGCCGCGCAGGATATTTCGTTCCAGGCGATGCGTCAGAAACTGACGGAAGTCGTGGAGCTGATCAAGAGCGATCCAGCCGTCGAATCAGTGACGGGTTTCAGCGGCGGGGGTGTCAGCGGCAACACGAATGCGGGACGGATGTTTATCGGCTTGAAACCGTTGCATGAGCGTCAACTGAGCGTGGATCAAGTGATCGGGCGGTTGCGTCCGAAGCTGGCCAAGATTTCAGGAGCGCCGACGGTGCTTCAGGCTATTCAAGATCTGCGCATAGGAGGCCGGTCCAGCAGCGCACAGTATCAATATACCCTTCAAAGCGTGGATCTGGCCGAACTCAATGCCTGGGCTCCACGGGTCGAGCGCCAATTGCGGACACTTCAGGAAATCACGGATGTCAACAGCGATCAGCAGGACAAAGGCGTCCAGTCGCTGGTCGTATTCGATCGCAGCACGGCATCACGCCTGGGACTGAGTCCTCAACTAATTGACGATACGCTCTATGACGCCTTTGGGCAGCGGCAGGTATCAATTTTATATACTCCACTGAATCAGTATCACGTCGTGATGGAGGTGGCTCCACAATATTGGCAGAACCCTTCAACGCTTCATGACATTTATGTGAGATCCGCCGCGGGCACACAGGTCCCCCTCAGCGCGGTCGCGCGCTTTGAACCGTCCAATACGCTGCTCATGGTGAATCATCAGGGACAGTTCCCAGGTGTCACCCTGTCGTTCAACATGGCGCCAGCGGTCTCATTGGGTGAGGCGGTACAGGCGATTGAACGATCTATGCAGGACATCGGACTTCCTGCAGGAGTGAAAGGAAGTTTTCAGGGAGCCGCGAAAGCCTTTCAAGCCTCAGTCCAGAACCAGCCCCTGCTGATCCTGGGCGCGCTGATTACCGTTTATATCGTGCTGGGCATTCTCTACGAAAGTTACATACATCCACTTACGATTCTTTCCACGATTCCCTCGGCCGGCGTGGGCGCCCTGCTCGCGCTATTGCTCTTCAAGAGCGAGTTGAGCATGATCGCCATGATTGGCATTATATTGCTGATCGGCATCGTGAAGAAGAACGCCATCATGATGATCGATTTTGCTCTTGAGACAGAGCGGAGGGATGGCAAACGCCCCGAGGAAGCGATTTATGAGGCCTGCCTTCTGCGGTTCAGGCCGATTATGATGACGACGATGGCCGCACTCTTTGGCGCCTTGCCGTTGGCGTTGGGAACGGGCGTGGGATCGGAACTGCGTCGGCCGCTGGGCATTGCCATTGTAGGAGGACTTCTCGTCAGCCAACTGTTGACTCTGTACACCACGCCGGTGGTGTATCTGTACCTTGACCGGCTGCGTCTTCGCGTCTTGCGGATGCGCACCGGACCGGCAACGACGAGGCCGCTTCCCCAGTGA